A window of Elusimicrobiota bacterium genomic DNA:
CTCGGACGTCACGAAGCTCCGTTCCTTCCAGCTCCTGACCCAGGAGCGTCCGAGCGTCGACGGATGCGACCTCGTGCTGAGGATCGTCCACCCCAACAAGTCGATCTTCTCCCGTGACGAGATACAGGCTTACTCCGCGTATGGAGGGGAGCTGCTCTGGCAGGGAACGTCCCAGGGCGCGGCGGGCAAATACGGCGCGCAATTCCTGCTCGAGCAGCTCATACGCGATTTTTCGCCGGGCCAGCCCGCGCGCGCGAAGCTCGATACGGACAGGGCGAGCGGGCGGCGCGTGGCCAAAGCCGATCTGGATCGCGCCGGCCTCTTCCTCCTGTCGGAAGCCGGCATGAGCAAGTACGAGCTCGCTCGCAGCAGGCGCTCGGGCGCCGTTTTCCAGGCTCCGCGCTCCCTGGCCGCCGGCGCCTCGCCGTCCGCGCCCCCGGCGGCGGCCCCGGCGCTCGCTCCGGCGCCCGTCCGCAGCGACGTCGACGACCTGCCCGCCGCCCGCGCCGTCTCGCCGAGGCGGCACGCCGTCGTCATCGGCGTCGAGCGCTACCGCGAGAGCCTGCCGAAGGCCGACTTCGCCGCCGGCGACGCGAGGCTCGCGGCCGAGTACTTCAAGCGCGTGCTCGGCGTGCCCGACCAGAACCTGGCGCTGCTCGTCGACGAGCGCGCCACCAAGGGCGACTTCGAGAAGTACTTCGAGCGCTGGCTCCCGAACCGCGTCGAGGCCGGCGACGAGGTGTTCGTCTATTTCTCGGGCCACGGCTCGCCCAACCCCGCCAAGGGCGACGCCTACCTGGTCCCTTACGACGGCGACCCGACCTACATCGACCAGACCGGCTACCCGCTCAAGCGCATGTACGACGCTCTGGCCAAGCTTCCCGCCAGATCCGTGACCGTCGCCATGGACTCGTGCTTCTCCGGCGCGGGCGGCCGCTCGGTGCTCGCCAAGGGCGCGCGCCCGCTCGTCACCGTCTCCACCGTCGAGGTCCTGCCCGCGAAGATCACCGTGCTCTCCGCCTCGGCCGGCGACCAGATCAGCAACAGCTTCCAGGAGAAGGGCCACGGCCTGTTCACCTACTTCCTGCTCAAGGGTCTCAAGGAGCGGGGCCCCGACATGAAGGGCGTCTTCGAGTACCTGAAGCCCGAGGTCGCGCGCACCGCGCGCCGCGAGCTCAACAGCGACCAGGACCCGCAGTGGAGAGAGGGCAGATGACGCGCTCCCTGCGCCTGCTAACGGCGGCCGCCCTCCTCGGCTCAGCGGCCGCCTGCACGGGCAACAGGAAAGCGCCTGCGCCCCGAGAAGAGACCGCACCGGCGACGGTGAAGCCCACGGCTGGGACGCGGGGCGTCTGGACGGAGACGGGCTCGTTCTTCCAGGCGCGCATGAGAGGCGAGATCCAGAAGCTCCGCGACGGCCGGGTCCTGCTCGCCGGGGGGCTCGTGGAAGGCGTCGCGAAGGGCCTGTCCTCCGTCGACCTCTACGACCCGCGCACCGGGGCGTGGGGCGAGGCCGCCCCCCTGAAAGAAGGCCGCTACGAGTTCGCCTCGGTGCGGCTTGACGACGGCCGCGTGCTCGTCAGCGGGGGACTGGGGCCGGAGGGCCGCATACTCGCCACGGCCGAGATCTACGACCCGCGGAAGAACTCCTGGAAGAAGGCCGCGCCGATGGCGCGTCCGCGCCAAGGCCACAAGATGGCGCTCCTGCCGAAAGGGCGCGTGCTCGTCGCGGGCGGCTGGGACGGCGTTGACAAGGTCGCCGACGCGCAGATCTACGACCCAGCCAAGAATCGCTGGTCCGGCGCCGGCGCCATGAACGCGGCCCGGCCCTTCCTGGCGCTCGAGCGGCTCGCCGACGGCCGCATCCTGGCGGCGGGCGGCTCGGGGGAGTCGTCGGCGGACGTCTTCGATCCCGCGACCGGACGCTGGTCCCCGGCCGGCCGGATGCGCGAGTCGCGCATGTACCCCGCGGCCGCCGCCCTGCCCGACGGACGGATCGTGGTGGCCGGCGGCGGCACCGAGACCGGCGTCGTCGCCGCGTCGGCGGACATCTACGACCCCGCGACGGGACGCTGGACGCCCACGGGACCGATGAACGCAGCCCGCCTGGGCCACGCGCTCGT
This region includes:
- a CDS encoding caspase family protein, whose product is MNRLLSCGLALGLFGAAGCVTSPMMAGAPGQVREAAKSGSRGVSPDDPALCVASIPYAGFFAFVSDVTKLRSFQLLTQERPSVDGCDLVLRIVHPNKSIFSRDEIQAYSAYGGELLWQGTSQGAAGKYGAQFLLEQLIRDFSPGQPARAKLDTDRASGRRVAKADLDRAGLFLLSEAGMSKYELARSRRSGAVFQAPRSLAAGASPSAPPAAAPALAPAPVRSDVDDLPAARAVSPRRHAVVIGVERYRESLPKADFAAGDARLAAEYFKRVLGVPDQNLALLVDERATKGDFEKYFERWLPNRVEAGDEVFVYFSGHGSPNPAKGDAYLVPYDGDPTYIDQTGYPLKRMYDALAKLPARSVTVAMDSCFSGAGGRSVLAKGARPLVTVSTVEVLPAKITVLSASAGDQISNSFQEKGHGLFTYFLLKGLKERGPDMKGVFEYLKPEVARTARRELNSDQDPQWREGR